CACCTGCTCTCAGGGTTACAGGCTTCATATTTTACCCATTAATTACGAAATAACACTGTGAGATATTTTACTTTAGTGCATCTCATCTGAGAAGAGATAATACAAAATTATTAAGATTTATATTGAAAGGCGGGTTTTATCGCGTTTTTATCTTAAGTAAAATTTCACAACTACATTTACTAAAGCCATACTATATTTATTAACGCTAAAGTCAGAGTATGACTACTAAAATCACAACCCTAATGCAAGCTGATAAATACCCTTTTGCTCAAGAACTGATTACTGATAAGGAAGGTAATATCCGCAAAGTAATCATAGATTTTGATGACTATCTACGCTTGCTAGAAGCTATTGAGGATGAAGGACTGGTCTTAGCAATGAAAGCAGTAGAACATGAAAGACCTCTGAATATTGATGAAGCATTAGCACAACTAGAACAAGAGTGATTACCCAATATCTACCAAGCTTTATCAAGGATCTCAAGGCTCTGAAAAGTACACCTTACTATGAGACTATTAGAGTCCTTGCTTTTGAAGAAATACCACAAATATCAACCTTTGAAGAAATTGCTAACCTCAAAAAACTTCAAGGTTATGAAAATGCTTATCGCATCCGTGTCGGTGATTATCGTATTGGACTTATTTTTGATGGAGAAACAGTCCTATTTCAGCGAGTACTACACCGGAAAGATATTTATCGTTATTTTCCCAAATAAAATCATTTTCAATGATTTGACGAATAGAATTCGCGCTCATACAAACATAGACGCTTTGCAGCTTAACACAGGGTAGTCTACTTACGCGGGCTAATAAAAATTAAATTTTTAAAACCTGCAAAAGCAAGTTTTAAATGTATGCAAGATGAACTGCAATTTATAATCGCCACTTTTTTAATTACAAATTACGAACTACGAATTACGAATTAATAATGCAATTTGATACCCAACTGCTACCACGCATTAATGCCACAGCTAAAAGAGAAAATGGTAAACAATATTATGTAGATGCCAAGGGAAATCGCTTTCCCAGTGTTACTACAATACTTAATGCCACTAAATCACAAGTAGACAGAGACAGATTATTAAACTGGAAAGCGCGTGTTGGTACAGAAGAAGCTACCCGCATTACTACATCTGCTAGTCGTCGGGGAACCCAAACACACAAACAAATTGAGCGCTACCTCCTTGGTCAAAACCCTGTTTGTCCCGAAGCAAGTCGCCCTTATTGGGAGAGTATCAAGCCAGTTTTACAAGAAATCGACACAGTTAGACTGGTGGAAGGCTCTGTTTTTCATCATAATTTGAGTTATTCTGGCAAAGTTGATTGTATTGCCAGCTATCAAGGTATTCCCTGTATTTGTGAGTGGAAAACAGCAGACAAACCCAAAGGTTCAATTGAGCATTTATATGAACATCCACTACAACTTACGGCATACATAGGAGCAGCTAATGAGTATTATCGAGATTATGGCATTCAGCTAAAGCACGCTCTGTTAGTAGTAGCGATTCCAGAAATGCCAGCTGAGGTATTTTGGTTTGAATCAGCAGTTATTCAAGATTACTGGGAGCAGTGGGAAAAAAGAGTTGCTGAGTATTGGGAACGCAGAAGCGTTTGGGGTTAATCAGCCCCTTTGGGGAAGTCAAAAATCCATTACAGCTAACACAGCTTTCGGCAATAACTTATCTTTAAACCAAACAATTCTCGCGGGGACATCATTTAATTTTACTCCCGCCTTTTCTAAATTAAGGCGCTCGGAAATAGCCAAAATTAAGTCATCACGTCCAGCCCGCCGCACCTGAGAAAACTTCTTTTGTAAATATTCAGGCCGCCAATAACCAACAATTTCTAACAAAAAGGTGCGGCCATCAGCATGAACTAAGCGAAAATCAGGAATCATCACACTACCGGGAATTGGGATCAAATCAACTTCTCGCTCTAACGCCCAGCCACTTTTTAACGCATCCCACTTATCTGCAAAAGATGCTTCTAGCATACTATCGTAGGGTTTTCCTGGTGGATAGTGGGATACCAAACCACATTCAGAATTGAGAGTGAAACGTCCAGTTTTCCAACTATTTGTATAAGCGTCACGGGTTTGGAGAATCGACGAAAGACTCCATTTGGTAACGTGAAGTAAAGCCGGAATAAGTTTAGCGATCGCTAACCCATATCGCGTACTAGGATTAAACAAGCTTGTCGGCCCATCAATGGTAATTGTAAACCCGTGGTCAGCATCACCTTCAATATAAGCCATCAATTGAAACAACTTCAAATAGCGAAATAACAGCTTATATTCTCCCGGAACATTGCGATGAGCATTTAACACCAGTTTACTGGCCTTATAAAACACACCCTGCACCTGAGATAAGTTATATCTATTTAATAAATCTGGCGCTGTTGGTGCATCAAAAACAGTCAAAATCTTATTTTCAGATAAATCAGCATATAATCCATTGCGAACCTGTTCTAATAAAACTTCCCGCTCAAGTTCTTGAGTTAACTCATCAGCAATTTTACTCAAAGTAACTTGGGTAGATTCTCGACTAGAAACCGACTTTGCAGCCAGAGAAAACACCCGTTCTCTTAACATCTGGGGTTCCAAAGGACTAACCACCTCAAAAGTGCAAAAACTACTTTTGAGAATATAAGCTAACCCTCGCTTCACCCGATAATCTGTAGAATCTCCTTCAAAATCAGTCAGTTGTCGCTCAAGCACACCTTGAGTCTTTCCCACTGCTGATTGAAAATAATTAATTAACTCAATCGCCAAATCTGAAGTTGCTCGATCAATCTTCAGTCTCTTCGGGATGATCTCCTCCCCGTTTTGGCGATGCATCAGTAAGTCTGTCGGTAACATCTGTTGAATTTTGGATTTTAGATACTTCGACTACTTCGACTTCGCTCAGTACAAGTTCGCTCAGTACAAGTTCGCTCAGTACAAGTTTTGGATTTTGAACTGAATAATTAATTTTTAACTGTTCCGCCGCCTTCAAACTCCTTTCCTTCCCACTCCCATACACAACCTGTAAATTCCCTTTCTTTTCCCCTTGTCCCCTTGTCCTCTCCCCTCTCCGCCTAGCCGAAGTTCCCTCTTCACTCGTATCCTCCGCCACCACCTCATACAAAATCGCCTGTTTATTCTCAATATTCCCCTTCCGTAAAACCCTACCCAATCGCTGAGTATACTCCCTAGCCGAACCAGTTCCCGATAAAATAATTGCCACAGATGCCGCTAGGCACGTCAACCCCTTCGTTCAACACATGAGAAGCAACCAAAGTATTATATTTACCCTCCCGAAACTTTGTTAATATCTCATGGCGTTCTTTCACAGGAGTTTGATGAGTAATTGCTGGAATGAGCAACTCTT
This portion of the Nostoc sp. GT001 genome encodes:
- a CDS encoding PD-(D/E)XK nuclease family protein; this encodes MQFDTQLLPRINATAKRENGKQYYVDAKGNRFPSVTTILNATKSQVDRDRLLNWKARVGTEEATRITTSASRRGTQTHKQIERYLLGQNPVCPEASRPYWESIKPVLQEIDTVRLVEGSVFHHNLSYSGKVDCIASYQGIPCICEWKTADKPKGSIEHLYEHPLQLTAYIGAANEYYRDYGIQLKHALLVVAIPEMPAEVFWFESAVIQDYWEQWEKRVAEYWERRSVWG
- a CDS encoding type II toxin-antitoxin system RelE/ParE family toxin; this translates as MITQYLPSFIKDLKALKSTPYYETIRVLAFEEIPQISTFEEIANLKKLQGYENAYRIRVGDYRIGLIFDGETVLFQRVLHRKDIYRYFPK
- a CDS encoding DUF790 family protein, which encodes MLPTDLLMHRQNGEEIIPKRLKIDRATSDLAIELINYFQSAVGKTQGVLERQLTDFEGDSTDYRVKRGLAYILKSSFCTFEVVSPLEPQMLRERVFSLAAKSVSSRESTQVTLSKIADELTQELEREVLLEQVRNGLYADLSENKILTVFDAPTAPDLLNRYNLSQVQGVFYKASKLVLNAHRNVPGEYKLLFRYLKLFQLMAYIEGDADHGFTITIDGPTSLFNPSTRYGLAIAKLIPALLHVTKWSLSSILQTRDAYTNSWKTGRFTLNSECGLVSHYPPGKPYDSMLEASFADKWDALKSGWALEREVDLIPIPGSVMIPDFRLVHADGRTFLLEIVGYWRPEYLQKKFSQVRRAGRDDLILAISERLNLEKAGVKLNDVPARIVWFKDKLLPKAVLAVMDF